GTAGTGGTGGTCGGACACTCCTTCGGCGGCGCTGTCGCTATGCACCTGGCCGCGGCCCGCCCAGACCAGGTCGCGGCGCTGGTGTTGCTCGACCCGGCGGTCGCTCTGGACGGGTCCCGGGTACGCGAGGTGGTCGACGCCATGCTGGCCTCTCCCGACTACCTGGACCCCGCCGAGGCCCGGGCCGAGAAGGCGACCGGTGCCTGGGCGGACGTGGACCCCCCAGTGCTCGACGCCGAACTCGACGAGCACCTCGTCGCATTGCCCAACGGTCGGTACGGTTGGCGTATCAGCCTGCCGGCGATGGTGTGCTACTGGAGCGAACTGGCCCGCGACATCGTGCTGCCGCCGGTGGGAACGGCAACCACGCTGGTTCGGGCGGTCCGTGCGTCACCGGCGTACGTCAGCGACCAGCTGCTCGCGGCCCTGGACAAACGGCTAGGAGCCGATTTTGAGCTACTAGACTTCGACTGCGGGCACATGGTGCCCCAAGCCAAGCCCACTGAGGTCGCGGCGGTGATCCGCAGTCGACTGGGACCGCGCTAGCCATGGCGCCGGTGACCGACGAACAGGTGGAGCTGGTGCGCTCACTGGTCGCGGCCATCCCACTCGGCCGGGTGTCCACCTACGGCGACATCGCAGCTCTCACAGGGCTTTCCAGTCCGCGTATTGTCGGCTGGATTATGCGGACCGATTCCTCGGATCTGCCCTGGCACCGGGTGATCAGAGCCTCCGGGCGCCCAGCACAGCACCTGGCCACCCGGCAGTTGGAGTTGTTGCGCGCAGAGGGCGTTCTCAGTGTTGACGGCCGGGTGGCGCTGAGCGAGATCCGCTATGAGTTTCCGCCGGGCTGAGTAGGTTTAGAGCACTAGCCGCACTAGGGCCGCGGTGTGGGCCAGGCCGGGAAACGCTTCGGCGGTGGATCGTGGGTGCAGCGCGTACACTGCTAGGCGGAACATCAACGCGCGCAACAACATCTGGGGCCACTCCGGCAGCGCGTTCCACCGCTCGATGAGCCCGTCGTCGGCCGCACCCCAGGACAGCGCGTCGACGACGGCCACCCCGGCCGCCCAGGATGCGGGCCGCCAGTAGGGCGTGATGTCGGTGATCCCTGGAGGGGCGGTGCCCGCGAAAAGCACTGTACCGTAAAGATCTCCGTGCACCAGCTGGTTCGGGCTCTTGGTCGGCTTACGCAACCCGGCAAGCTGATTGATCAGATCGATCGATCGCTGGGGGTCCGCTGCCGGGGGGGCGGTCGGCACGCCCGGTGGGACCGACTGTAATGGCCGCTCCTCCCACCCAGCTCGGTCTGCGGCGACGAACACATCGATCTCGGCCCAGGGCGCCGCGGGTCCCTGGGTCAAGAATCGGGGGCGTTCCAGTTTTCCGGTGGCCTCATGCAGCCGCACCGCCGCCGAGACGACCTCATCATGCCTAGGCTCCGGCGCGCCGGCGACGAACGTGTCTGCCCGCCAACCAGACACCACGTACCGGCCGTCGGTCGATCGGACGGGCCGAGCCAGGCGTACGCCGTCGACGAACAACGTCTCGCGCACCCGGGCCGACCAGGCCGCGCGGGCGTTGTCGGCCACCATCGACAACACCACCTCGCCGCATCGCCAGCCACCTTCCCAACCGGCACCCAACAGGATGGGTTGCGCACCTGCCAAACCGAACGCCACCAACACGTGCTCGGGCGGCGGCTCGACATTCACACCGGTCAGCCTAGTAGAGCCCATCGGGGTGTATTGGGCCTGTATCGGTCCTAGTACATCACCATGTCGGGCTGCATCTGCTTGGCCCACGCGACGATCCCACCCTGCAGGTGTACCGCGTCGGAGAAACCGGCTTTCTTGACCGCAGCCAATGCCTCGGCCGAGCGCACGCCCGTCTTGCAGTACAGCACGGCGGTGCGGTCCTGGGGGAGCTTGGCCAGACCCTCACCCGAGTTGATCAACGATTTCGGAATCAGTTGGGCTCCGTCGATATGCACGATGTCCCACTCCACGGGATCGCGAACGTCGATCAGTGCCAGCTTACGGCCGGAGTCCAGCCAGTCGCGCAGCTCGCGCGGCGTGATGGTGGAACCTTTGGCCGCCTGGGCGGCATCGTCAGCAACCACGCCGCAGAACTGTTCGTAGTCGACCAGCTCGGTGATCTTCGGTGTCGATGGGTCCTTGCGGATGGTGATCGTGCGATAGCTCATCTCCAGCGCGTCGTACACCAGCAACCGGCCAAGCAGTGTTTCACCTATCCCGGTGATCAGCTTGATCGCCTCAGTGCCCATCACCGATGCGACCGAGGCACAGATAATGCCCAGCACCCCGCCTTCAGCACAGGACGGCACCATGCCCGGCGGCGGCGGCTCGGGATACAGGTCGCGGTAGTTGACACCCAACCCGTCGGGGGCGTCCTCCCAAAACACCGATGCCTGGCCCTCGAAGCGGTAAATCGACCCCCACACGTACGGCTTGCCAGCCAGCACCGCGGCGTCGTTGACCAGATACCGGGTGGCGAAGTTGTCGGTGCCATCCAAGATCAGGTCGTACTGCTTGAACAGGTCGACGGCGTTGCTCGGCGCAAGCCGCAGCTCGTGTAGTCGCACCCGGATCAGCGGGTTGATCGCGACAATCGAATCGCGCGCCGACTGAGCCTTGGAGCGCCCGACGTCAGCTACCCCATGGATGACCTGGCGCTGCAGGTTCGACTCGTCAACCACATCGAAGTCGACGATGCCGATGGTGCCGACGCCGGCGGCGGCCAGATACAATAACGTGGGCGCTCCGAGCCCGCCGGCGCCGATCACCAGTACTCGCGCGTTCTTGAGCCTCTTCTGCCCGTCAACACCCAGGTCAGGAATGATGAGATGGCGGCTGTAGCGAGCTACCTCTTCACGGCTGAGCGCGGATGCTGGCTCAACTAGTGGCGGCAAGGATGTCGACACCGAATATCTCCTCGGTTATATCCGAAACGTCTGCTGCGCGTCGTCCTGCAAATACCTCAACGCCCAGCTTGCCACCTTTGCTTCCCCGGGTTAGGGAATCGGGTAGGGCCAGGGATTGAATCGGCAGGTCTTTCCATCCGCCTTAACGAAGTCGGGGTCAAACTTGGCCGCGTCGTCATTGGAGGTGGAAAACGTCTGCTGCATCATTACCGGAGCCAGACCGCCTTGTTGGTCGCACGGCTCGTGGCGCAGGTAACCGATGGCATGACCGACCTCGTGGTTGATCACATATTGCCGATAGGAACCTACGTCACCTTCGAATGGAACGGCTCCGCGTACCCAGCGCGCCTCGTTGATGAACACCCGCGATTGGCGATCCATGCCGCCGAACGACGGGTTGTAGCAGGACGTCTCGAGCCGGAATTCGTAGCCACACCCCCCGCGCACTGTCGTCGGCGACACCAGCGAAATCCGGAAGTCGGGTTTTCCGCTGTCGATCCGCACGAACGCGAATTGCGGATTGTGGGTCCAGCCCTTGGGATTGGTCAACGTCTGGTCGACCATCTGGGCGAATGCGTTGTCACCGCCGTACATTGTGGGATCAAGACCGTTCTCGATCTCGACGGTATACCTGAACACTTTGACGGTGCCTTGACCGACCTGGGGAGTAGTGCCCGGAACGACACGCCAGGTCTTGTCACCAGCCTCGGTGAACGGGCCGCCATCCGGCAGCGTCCCGGCCGGCAGATTGGCATCGAACACTGCAAGACCGCGAGGCGGTGCGTCGAGGATCGCGGTCCCCACCACACCAATGGCCGGCGAGTCCCGGACGGTCTGGGCCGCCGCGGGCCT
Above is a window of Mycobacterium tuberculosis H37Rv DNA encoding:
- the lipV gene encoding lipase LipV, encoding MPEIPIAAPDLLGHGRSPWAAPWTIDANVSALAALLDNQGDGPVVVVGHSFGGAVAMHLAAARPDQVAALVLLDPAVALDGSRVREVVDAMLASPDYLDPAEARAEKATGAWADVDPPVLDAELDEHLVALPNGRYGWRISLPAMVCYWSELARDIVLPPVGTATTLVRAVRASPAYVSDQLLAALDKRLGADFELLDFDCGHMVPQAKPTEVAAVIRSRLGPR
- a CDS encoding DNA-methyltransferase (modification methylase), which produces MAPVTDEQVELVRSLVAAIPLGRVSTYGDIAALTGLSSPRIVGWIMRTDSSDLPWHRVIRASGRPAQHLATRQLELLRAEGVLSVDGRVALSEIRYEFPPG
- a CDS encoding hypothetical protein (A core mycobacterial gene; conserved in mycobacterial strains (See Marmiesse et al., 2004 PMID:14766927).), with product MGSTRLTGVNVEPPPEHVLVAFGLAGAQPILLGAGWEGGWRCGEVVLSMVADNARAAWSARVRETLFVDGVRLARPVRSTDGRYVVSGWRADTFVAGAPEPRHDEVVSAAVRLHEATGKLERPRFLTQGPAAPWAEIDVFVAADRAGWEERPLQSVPPGVPTAPPAADPQRSIDLINQLAGLRKPTKSPNQLVHGDLYGTVLFAGTAPPGITDITPYWRPASWAAGVAVVDALSWGAADDGLIERWNALPEWPQMLLRALMFRLAVYALHPRSTAEAFPGLAHTAALVRLVL
- the moeB1 gene encoding adenylyltransferase/sulfurtransferase MoeZ (molybdenum cofactor biosynthesis protein MoeB; MPT-synthase sulfurylase (molybdopterin synthase sulphurylase)), which produces MSTSLPPLVEPASALSREEVARYSRHLIIPDLGVDGQKRLKNARVLVIGAGGLGAPTLLYLAAAGVGTIGIVDFDVVDESNLQRQVIHGVADVGRSKAQSARDSIVAINPLIRVRLHELRLAPSNAVDLFKQYDLILDGTDNFATRYLVNDAAVLAGKPYVWGSIYRFEGQASVFWEDAPDGLGVNYRDLYPEPPPPGMVPSCAEGGVLGIICASVASVMGTEAIKLITGIGETLLGRLLVYDALEMSYRTITIRKDPSTPKITELVDYEQFCGVVADDAAQAAKGSTITPRELRDWLDSGRKLALIDVRDPVEWDIVHIDGAQLIPKSLINSGEGLAKLPQDRTAVLYCKTGVRSAEALAAVKKAGFSDAVHLQGGIVAWAKQMQPDMVMY